From the Priestia koreensis genome, one window contains:
- a CDS encoding molybdopterin-dependent oxidoreductase — protein sequence MKKEVISSCPLNCWDSCGFHITVENNKVIKVEGDANHPITQGKICGRGRALETRTNSSDRLLHPLKKIDGQFVQISWEQALEEIAEKMAVIKKKYGSQAVLHSHDYANNGLLKNLDQRFFNSYGGVTELTGSICWGAGIEAQVWDFGDSYSHAPHDIYHSKHVVIWGRNVARTNMHLFQHLQEAKKHGIHLTVIDPIYNATAKIAHDYISIKPGMDGILAIGIIKELKRLGLEDHHFIEQHSVGYEDLVALVDEISMEEIVNMTEIPYDRITGLAEIYADRPVTTYLGLGMQRYKNGGNTIRLIDALIAVSGNIGIQGGGANFGNLQVGQSFNSNALTLPERKQKKRSFTMMKQAEGILEAVDPEIQMIMVTCGNPVTQVPNTNLVEKAFSSVNTLVVIDQFMTDTAALADYVLPTTTVFEETDIYYASMYHGYMNYGEAAVTPPGEAKSDRWIWTELAKRLGFGEVFDYTVDEFLEMGLSKLKDHGITLDRLKEEKHLLLPIRDVPWSTYEFKTPSGKYEFTSTLGEKKGYNGKLQLLFPEESSASNTELARKFPYQLLSIHPMRSNHSQHYPVIKGLQEVKIEVSQDVATEMGLEEGDMAQLFNDRGTLRGKVRIMKIAHPGTINVDEGQWKQFGGSVNLLTPNGESDNGLGSTLYDCLVGIKKVESISVNN from the coding sequence GTGAAAAAAGAGGTTATATCGTCTTGTCCTTTGAACTGCTGGGACAGCTGTGGTTTTCATATAACAGTGGAAAATAATAAGGTAATAAAAGTGGAAGGAGATGCGAATCATCCCATCACACAGGGGAAAATTTGCGGAAGAGGAAGGGCGTTAGAAACACGTACGAATTCTTCTGATCGTCTTCTTCATCCATTAAAAAAGATTGATGGTCAATTTGTGCAAATTTCTTGGGAGCAAGCACTTGAGGAAATTGCAGAAAAGATGGCGGTTATTAAAAAGAAATATGGTAGTCAAGCTGTCCTGCACAGTCATGATTATGCAAATAACGGCCTGCTCAAAAATTTAGATCAACGTTTTTTTAATAGCTATGGTGGCGTGACAGAACTGACAGGCAGTATTTGCTGGGGGGCGGGCATTGAGGCACAGGTATGGGACTTTGGAGATTCCTACAGCCATGCTCCGCATGATATTTATCACAGTAAGCACGTTGTCATTTGGGGTCGGAATGTCGCGAGAACGAACATGCACCTCTTTCAACACCTTCAAGAAGCGAAAAAGCATGGAATTCACCTAACGGTTATTGATCCTATCTATAATGCGACGGCTAAGATTGCCCATGATTATATTTCAATTAAACCAGGTATGGATGGTATTTTAGCGATCGGTATTATAAAAGAACTAAAACGCCTAGGTTTGGAGGATCATCATTTTATCGAGCAGCATTCCGTTGGCTATGAAGATCTTGTTGCTTTGGTAGATGAGATTAGTATGGAAGAGATCGTGAACATGACGGAGATTCCATACGACCGAATTACGGGATTAGCAGAGATCTATGCAGATCGTCCAGTGACTACTTATCTAGGACTTGGTATGCAACGCTACAAAAATGGTGGAAATACGATTCGTTTAATTGATGCGCTTATTGCAGTGAGTGGTAACATCGGCATTCAAGGTGGGGGAGCGAACTTTGGTAATCTTCAAGTTGGTCAAAGCTTTAACTCAAATGCGTTAACGTTACCTGAAAGAAAACAAAAGAAGCGCAGTTTTACCATGATGAAGCAGGCGGAAGGGATATTAGAGGCGGTAGATCCGGAAATTCAAATGATCATGGTGACATGTGGAAATCCCGTTACGCAAGTGCCGAACACGAACCTTGTCGAAAAAGCCTTCTCATCAGTAAATACGCTTGTGGTGATTGATCAGTTTATGACAGATACAGCAGCGCTCGCTGATTATGTTCTTCCAACAACGACTGTATTTGAGGAAACAGACATTTACTACGCATCTATGTATCACGGCTATATGAACTACGGGGAAGCGGCTGTAACGCCTCCAGGTGAAGCAAAGTCCGATCGATGGATTTGGACAGAACTTGCCAAACGTCTTGGGTTTGGAGAGGTGTTTGATTACACAGTCGATGAGTTTTTAGAGATGGGTCTTAGTAAGCTGAAGGATCACGGCATTACGCTCGACAGACTAAAAGAAGAAAAGCACCTTTTACTACCTATCAGAGATGTTCCGTGGTCTACCTATGAGTTTAAGACACCGAGTGGTAAGTATGAATTCACTTCAACGTTAGGAGAAAAAAAGGGATACAATGGGAAATTGCAGCTATTATTTCCCGAGGAATCTTCTGCTTCTAACACGGAGTTAGCACGTAAGTTTCCTTATCAATTATTGTCGATTCATCCGATGCGTTCAAATCATTCACAGCACTATCCTGTTATTAAAGGCTTGCAGGAAGTGAAGATTGAAGTATCTCAAGATGTAGCTACTGAGATGGGTCTCGAAGAAGGAGATATGGCTCAATTGTTTAATGATCGAGGAACGCTCAGAGGGAAAGTAAGGATCATGAAGATTGCTCATCCAGGAACAATTAATGTAGATGAAGGCCAATGGAAACAGTTTGGGGGAAGTGTTAATCTACTTACACCAAATGGAGAATCGGATAATGGATTAGGCAGCACGTTGTACGATTGCTTAGTAGGAATTAAAAAAGTAGAGAGTATAAGTGTTAATAATTAG
- a CDS encoding DUF951 domain-containing protein → MIEKEFGIKDVVEMKKAHPCGVNRWQIIRMGMDIRIKCEGCGHSVMIPRREFARKMKKVLVKHEE, encoded by the coding sequence ATGATTGAAAAAGAATTCGGTATAAAAGATGTAGTGGAAATGAAAAAGGCACATCCTTGTGGAGTAAATCGTTGGCAGATTATTCGAATGGGAATGGACATTCGAATTAAGTGTGAAGGTTGTGGACATAGCGTAATGATCCCACGCCGAGAATTTGCGAGAAAAATGAAAAAGGTGTTAGTTAAGCATGAGGAATAA
- a CDS encoding mechanosensitive ion channel family protein has protein sequence MMLLLSLGVMESLQKKFLNEALWSKIGEGALKILLIIILASICIKVGKSALQKIFEMRSKSPLRISERRETTLIRLLHNVLSYIVYFVALMMILEALGIKVQALLAGAGIVGLAVGFGAQNLVRDIITGFFIIFEDQFSVGDYVRITNFEGTVEEIGLRTTKIKSWTGELHILPNGSINEVTNFSLHNSTAFVDVNISYDEDIERAEQIIKDLLVELPDKYEDMVKPPELLGIQSFGPSEVVMRVVSEVKPMRHFYMAREIRKEIKMRLDEHGIEIPIPRMAMYNKPGHEQYSPNVKDNG, from the coding sequence ATGATGTTGCTACTCAGTCTAGGAGTCATGGAGTCCTTACAGAAGAAATTTTTAAATGAAGCCCTTTGGTCGAAAATAGGAGAAGGAGCTTTAAAGATTTTACTGATTATCATTTTAGCGAGTATTTGTATTAAAGTTGGAAAGAGCGCTCTTCAGAAGATCTTTGAAATGAGAAGCAAAAGTCCTTTGCGTATTTCTGAACGGAGAGAGACGACTCTTATTCGACTGCTTCACAATGTTTTGTCGTATATCGTATATTTTGTTGCCCTCATGATGATCTTAGAAGCGCTTGGTATTAAGGTGCAAGCTCTACTGGCTGGTGCGGGGATCGTCGGATTAGCGGTCGGATTTGGTGCCCAAAACCTAGTGCGCGATATTATCACTGGATTTTTTATTATCTTTGAGGATCAATTCTCAGTGGGAGATTATGTTCGTATCACGAATTTTGAAGGAACGGTTGAAGAAATTGGTTTACGCACGACAAAGATTAAAAGTTGGACAGGCGAGTTACATATTTTACCAAATGGTAGCATTAACGAAGTAACCAACTTTTCGTTGCACAATAGCACTGCTTTTGTTGACGTAAATATCTCCTACGATGAAGATATTGAACGTGCTGAACAAATTATTAAAGACTTACTTGTAGAGCTACCAGACAAATATGAAGATATGGTGAAGCCTCCAGAACTTTTAGGTATTCAAAGCTTTGGTCCGTCAGAAGTAGTGATGCGTGTCGTAAGTGAAGTCAAACCGATGCGTCATTTTTATATGGCAAGGGAAATTCGCAAGGAAATTAAAATGCGTCTTGATGAGCACGGAATCGAAATTCCAATTCCTCGTATGGCCATGTATAACAAACCAGGCCATGAGCAGTATTCCCCTAATGTAAAAGATAATGGATAG
- the yyaC gene encoding spore protease YyaC, whose protein sequence is MNLKSSFVGKKELGVRVLHDDLDATTTLSQNLVSLLPALYERNIVIVCIGTDRSTGDSLGPLVGTKLKEKGLNSFHVYGTLEEPIHAINLKETVQRIYQMHQNPFIVGIDACLGRMKSVGNVCIGTGPVKPGAGVNKELIPVGDIHITGIVNVSGFMEFFVLQNTRLSLVMKMADLIADSLIEASTTMQQTYSVQPFSPLKRFSKYK, encoded by the coding sequence ATGAATCTAAAATCCTCCTTTGTAGGAAAAAAGGAGCTAGGTGTTCGTGTGCTTCATGATGATCTCGATGCCACTACAACCCTATCACAGAACTTAGTTAGTTTGCTTCCTGCCTTGTATGAACGAAATATCGTCATTGTATGTATTGGTACAGATCGATCAACAGGAGATTCATTAGGACCACTAGTCGGTACAAAACTAAAGGAAAAAGGGCTAAATTCCTTTCATGTCTATGGCACACTAGAAGAGCCGATACACGCCATTAATTTAAAAGAAACGGTTCAACGTATTTATCAGATGCACCAAAATCCTTTTATTGTCGGCATTGACGCTTGTTTAGGACGGATGAAAAGTGTCGGAAACGTCTGCATCGGAACAGGCCCTGTGAAACCTGGAGCAGGCGTGAACAAAGAATTGATCCCTGTAGGGGATATTCACATTACAGGAATCGTAAATGTAAGTGGATTTATGGAGTTTTTTGTTTTACAAAATACGAGGCTGAGCCTAGTGATGAAGATGGCAGATCTCATCGCAGACAGCTTAATTGAGGCTAGTACTACGATGCAGCAAACGTATTCGGTTCAACCTTTTTCACCTTTAAAACGTTTCTCAAAATACAAATAA